In Eubalaena glacialis isolate mEubGla1 chromosome 4, mEubGla1.1.hap2.+ XY, whole genome shotgun sequence, one DNA window encodes the following:
- the PPP2CA gene encoding serine/threonine-protein phosphatase 2A catalytic subunit alpha isoform yields the protein MDEKVFTKELDQWVEQLNECKQLSESQVKSLCEKAKEILTKESNVQEVRCPVTVCGDVHGQFHDLMELFRIGGKSPDTNYLFMGDYVDRGYYSVETVTLLVALKVRYRERITILRGNHESRQITQVYGFYDECLRKYGNANVWKYFTDLFDYLPLTALVDGQIFCLHGGLSPSIDTLDHIRALDRLQEVPHEGPMCDLLWSDPDDRGGWGISPRGAGYTFGQDISETFNHANGLTLVSRAHQLVMEGYNWCHDRNVVTIFSAPNYCYRCGNQAAIMELDDTLKYSFLQFDPAPRRGEPHVTRRTPDYFL from the exons ATGGACGAGAAGGTGTTCACCAAGGAGCTGGACCAGTGGGTCGAGCAGCTGAACGAGTGCAAGCAGCTGTCCGAGTCCCAGGTCAAGAGCCTCTGCGAGAAG GCTAAAGAAATCCTGACAAAAGAATCCAACGTGCAAGAAGTTCGATGTCCAGTCACTGTCTGTGGAGATGTGCATGGGCAATTTCATGATCTCATGGAACTGTTTAGAATTGGTGGCAAATCACCAGATACAAATTACTTGTTTATGGGAGATTATGTTGACAGAGGATATTATTCAGTTGAAACAGTTACTCTGCTTGTAGCTCTTAAG GTTCGTTACCGTGAACGCATCACCATTCTTCGAGGAAATCATGAGAGCAGACAGATCACACAAGTATATGGTTTCTATGATGAGTGTTTACGGaagtatggaaatgcaaatgtttggaaatattttacagatctttttgACTATCTTCCTCTCACTGCCTTGGTGGATGGGCAG ATCTTCTGTCTACATGGTGGCCTCTCACCATCCATAGATACACTGGATCACATCAGAGCACTTGATCGCCTACAAGAAGTTCCCCATGAG GGTCCAATGTGTGACTTGCTATGGTCAGATCCAGATGACCGTGGAGGTTGGGGTATATCTCCTCGAGGAGCTGGTTACACCTTTGGGCAAGATATTTCTGAGACATTTAATCATGCCAATGGCCTCACGTTGGTGTCTAGAGCTCATCAGCTGGTGATGGAG GGATATAACTGGTGCCATGACCGAAATGTAGTAACGATTTTCAGTGCTCCAAACTATTGTTATCGTTGCGGTAACCAAGCTGCAATCATGGAACTTGATGATACTCTAAAATACTCTTT CTTGCAGTTTGACCCAGCACCTCGCAGAGGCGAGCCACATGTTACTCGTCGTACCCCAGACTACTTCCTGTAA